In the genome of Dehalogenimonas sp. THU2, the window GAGCGACCTGGAACAGACCCTGGGGCAGACGGCCGCTTTTCTTATCGCCAACGGGTTACCACGGGATGCCCGGGCCATAATCGGAGAACAAATCGGGACGGACGAAGAGGTCATCACAACGACGGACCTTGAAAGCGCCGCTGCGACCAGCTACCATTGGATGTCAATGATGATCATCAAGGCAACAGCCCCCGTAACCCGGCAAAGAACATAATGATGAACGTATTTCATATCACATACGAGCCTCAATATAAGATTCTTGACCTGCATTTCTGGGGATGCAACCTGAAATGCCGCGGCTGCTACAAAAACTATGATGTTTTTGATCTTGGTTTGACCGAAAACCCGCTCGAACGCCTGCTATCTTTACCCGAAGCATCTCCCCCAACACGATTTTTGAAATTTGATGAGGTATTAAACCATATCAAATCGATCAATCCCGAATATACCATCTTTATGGGCCAGGAAGCCGTCTTAGACGCCGAACTGCCCCTATTGGCAGCCGCGATTCACGAGACGACAAAAAGCCGGATCATATTACTCACCAATGGATTGAAAATGGCCGACCTTACTCATGTCGATGAAGTTGTTTTCAGTTTCAAGGCATTCAATGACGACGTGCACAAGCAATACACCGGGGGTTCAAACGCACAGATCCTGACTAATTTCAAAAAATTATACGCGTCCGGAGCGCCAGTTCAAGCGGAAATAGCCTATATACCTGGTTTAGTCGAAGAAAAGGAAATCGAAGACCTGGCCCGATACCTGGCTGGCATAGACGCGGATGTACCATTTCGGGTAACCTCTTATTTTGCTGTGCCAGGCGCTCCCTGGAAACCAGCCGGTAAGGATCAAGTCGAGAAAGCCGCGATCAGGGCACGATTACATCTGAGAAACGTGACCACGATAACATCGGACATGAAGAGCTCAAGCTGGAAACCTGTGAGGATTTTTTAACTAGATGAAGCTAAGCCGTAATGCGCGAATCACCCTGCAAAAAAGGTATCTGAAACGGGACGAAACCGGACGCCTCATCGAAGAACCTGAGGATATGTTCCGCCGGGTCTCAAAAACGGTAGCATCCGCGGAATTAAAATACGGTTCACCCGATGCCGCCTCATCCTGGGACGAAGAATTCTACCAGATGATGACCCGGCTGGAGTTTCTGCCGAATTCGCCGACCCTGCTGAACGCAGGACAGGAACTGGGATTACTATCATCCTGTTTTGTGCTGCCGGTCGAAGATTCCATAGACGGAATCTCAAGGACTGTCAGGGAAGCGATGTTGATCCAGCAATACGGCGGAGGAACGGGATACTCTTTTTCATCGATCCGCCCCGAGGGGGACTTTGTCGCGGGGTATCGGCCTGCCGCCGGGGGACCGGTCAAGTTAATCAACGTTTTTTCCGAATCGGCCAATTATATTCGGCAGGCTGGCGTCAGGTGCGGGTGTAATGCCGCAAGTCTACCGGTAACCCATCCCGACATTATGAATTTCATCAAGGCCAAGAGTGACGGTTCGTGTTCGGCCAATTTTGCGACGAATATTTCTATTACGGACGATTTTATCGAAAAGGTCAGGCGGGGCGATAACTTCAGCCTGGTAAATCCGCGCAACGGCGCCGTTACCGGCGAATTATCGGCAAGAGAGGTTTTTACCACGATCGCCCAGGGAGCATGGTCGACCGGGGACCCG includes:
- a CDS encoding radical SAM protein, with translation MMNVFHITYEPQYKILDLHFWGCNLKCRGCYKNYDVFDLGLTENPLERLLSLPEASPPTRFLKFDEVLNHIKSINPEYTIFMGQEAVLDAELPLLAAAIHETTKSRIILLTNGLKMADLTHVDEVVFSFKAFNDDVHKQYTGGSNAQILTNFKKLYASGAPVQAEIAYIPGLVEEKEIEDLARYLAGIDADVPFRVTSYFAVPGAPWKPAGKDQVEKAAIRARLHLRNVTTITSDMKSSSWKPVRIF